The Neurospora crassa OR74A linkage group I, whole genome shotgun sequence genome segment ATCCCGGAATGATCAATgctccccccttccccttttttgTTACCCCGAAAATGAAAGTGTAACTCCTGGTTGAACGCCGTCCAAAATGCGAAAAGCTGCAAAGAATAAGCGCTATGACTGGCaagtttgttgttgtggttgttgttggttgtggttgtggttgtgattgttgatgttgatgcttCGGAAGCTGTGGCGTTCCTTGCTTATGGTTCATACATCACCCGTTGTCTCGTTCTTGGTCATTTCTTTCGAAAGAAAAGTCCCCTGATATCTGATGTGAGTCCATCCATCGTTGGCCTCGCAATAACAGCACCGCATCACGAAGAAACCCCCCTCCACCCATACCCCCCATCAATATTAACCCAATTGCCCTTCTCCATCGCACTCTCCCAGCCCATCATGACCGCCAGCAACCTGCACCCCACAGCACTAACTGTGCAAATCACCACATCGCTCGCGTCCGCCAGCACAGCCAGGTCCATCATGTACGCGCGGCCCACCAGGCTCCTAAGCCGGATCGCATCAGCCGATGGACTTTTCTTGTGAGCTTCCACATCTGCGTTCGAGCTGGACTGGCCCAAGTTCCAGAACATGGCCGAGAAAAACCCGCCCTCCCAGCCAAACGCTTCATCGTGGAACTTGTGCATCACGTTCCTGTCGAGTTCGGGCTGCTTCATCTCCTGCTTGGCGGCGAGCTTGATACGCTCCTGCGCCAGTGTTGCGCCCTTGAGCTCGGTGGCTTGGTAGATCATAGGGTCATCAGAGGCAAGAATCATGAGGCTGTGGGACTTGGCGACGGCATCTTCGGCCCCGTGCGGGCCGGTGTGATTGAACTTGTCCTCCAAAATCTCGCGCGCGGTTTCGGCGTAGATGTTGACAGGCATGTAAGAAGAACGGTACTGGTACTCAAAGGGGTGGCGGTCGCCGCGGCGGACGTGGATACCGATGGCCAGACCGTTTTGCTTGCCTTTCGTCTTGGGCACGATCCGCCTGGCCATGAGATCGCGGACGCGGTTGTCGACATAAACATTGTCGTCTTTGTTGAGACGGAATAGCGCATCGTGGCCGAGGCGGGCGAGGTTGAACATCTTCTTTTGCGCGGACGGTTTTAGTCGCTCTAGCGGGTCGTCAGAGGAGCCTCCGACAAGCAGCTCACCGAAAAGGTCAATGGCTGTCCAGGTGGAAACGACTAGATGGCGAGCTTCAAGTGGGCAGGGAAGCATCTCGTGTCTGGGAGGCGGTCCGCAGTCCTCGCGAGGAGGTGCCTGGAAGATGTCCATGTACTTGCCGTAGGCCCAGCGGCTGTCGTCGATGAAAAAGGCGCGGCCCTCATTTTGGGCCAACCCGTACGCTGTCCAGAGCATCATTAAAGTCTTTCCCAGACCAGCATCGTCTGACTCGAGGACAAAGGTCAAGCTTTTCTCGCACACAGGCTTCGGTATCGTCCCTTCTACGGTTTCCCCCACAAGAGTCTTCACCGCGTCTTGCGCTTTGTCCGCGGACGCGGGCGCAGGAAGGTACCCAGCCTGCTGGGCCTCCTTGACGTCGATAAAGTGAGAGCCCGACGTATGGGAAAGAAACCCGAGATATGCTTGTGGTATGCTGCTCTTCTGTGATCTCAGTTGCTGCACCTGTTCCGCCGTTTCCCGACACTTTTCACAAACGTTCGTAAAGTCCTCGGCGGTAAGAGGAAACTCCGAGCCCTGGGGTATCGAAACTGTCCAGCTTATCCGGCCCCGCGAATCGGTCAATAAAATGGGCGCTGGGTGATCTGGTAGGTCGGCTCGTGACACTAGAGAGTGGTCATACGGCCgagaaaggaaggggagCACCGGGCTGTGTGTGTATAACCACTTGAGCGCGTAGAAAATCAAAACAAGTCCGCATATGTAAAGGATGTAACGGACAACCCTCCTGGGCCGGACGAATCCGGCGAATCCTTTGGACGGTTTGCGCAGCGGGGGTGAGAGCGACGGTAGACCTggtgacggaggaggagagaacaTGAGGTGGTCGAAGTTGAAACGGGAAGATGTCGCAGAGACGGGTCCCTTGTCGTGGTGGTAAGAGGCTGCCCTCCGCAGGTTGATTCGGGGCGGAGAAATGATCATTTTGGCGTGTCTCGTCCTACTCAAGTCGAGAGTGGGTGGCATTTTGGTATAAACCGTGTGAGAACCGATGGCTACACAAGCAGAGGGTCCGTTGGGAAGTAAATGTTGGTGGCTTGTTGCTGTGTCCAGAAGGAGTGTATACGGATCTAACCCTCAGAGTTGTTCTATTGGTCAGGTACCAAATTCCCGTGTACGTCGAGGCGAGACGACCGTAGCCGGATGGACGAAGAATACCAGGGCAATCTGGAAGCCGGCAACCGTTGTGTTGCTCTTTTCGGGAAGGGGAAAGGTGCGCCCAGATGTTTGGCTGTCCAGCGACAATAGAGTCGAGGGCGGCGAGCAAGATTAAGCTTCTCGGTAGAAAGTCGACATGCTTGATGACAACTGGGTAGCGAGGTAGCACATGTGCAAATCCCAATCTAGGGGTTAGCGAGCAATGTTGACTTTGACAGGCCCGCTTGATAATTAGTTGAGGGATGTTGCGTGTCTCCTTCGaggagcggcggcggaagaAGCAGTATGGGGATCCACGGGATCCAGGTTCGAGGTTTAGAGAaaaaggaggggaggggggggtttGAGGAAGGTGACAGTAGAATAGGATGAGCGGTGGAAGAAGCGAAACAGGGAGGATATGGATGCCAAAGGGAGATTCCCAGGCTTTCCCAAAGCGAAGATCAACCGTGTAAACAAATCCCAAGCGTTCTGCCCCAGAACACCTTCCCTCGCGCAGACTCGCGGGATGACGGGTTGGGGCAGTGTGGTGATAAGGTGAGGAAGGGTGACCGCTTGGTGGATTCGGCCGTGGATATTCTGGAAAGCCGGGTAGAGCGGATTGGCCAGAGAGGACAGGACAGACGGCGATCGTCCCCAGACAGTCTGCAAGGGCCTTGGGCAGTCGACAGCGTCACAACCGAAGGATCACCATGGACCGGGATGAGAAGGGGGTTGCTTGGAGATGAGGGGCCCTTTTCGATGTGTAGATCTGCAGTAGGCGAAGCGTCGAAGTCGTTTGAAAGCCGTTGGAGACTTGGAAGGGCGGAAACCATCTGAGCAGATCTTTCCAGAAAAACGCGGCCCCTCCAAAGTCAAGCGAGACTCCAAGGGTtgaagggatggatgggatcgaaggcggcggcaggtggtgaggatgacGTGAGGGGGGGTACAAAGAGACACACCATATCCGGGCTATGTCGAGCAAGGCGACGATAGATAATACCTATGAATGGTGAGCTAGCCACTGCTACATGGGGGCTACTATATACCGAGCCATTGCCGTGTGAATGAGTTTCTGTTCCACGATGCACAAATGCGACGGACTgtggatgagatgagatgggGCGGGGGAGGATTGGCCGGGCTCGAAAAGGAAACCGCTGTGACACCATCCGCCAGTGTTGAAACGCGCAAACGGGCGCTCGACAAGAGCGGAAGCTGGAAAGCAAAACCACCACCTAACCATGatgcccgccgccgccgccgcaaacACAGACGCGGACGGGACTAGTGTACCGGGAGGCAAATGCCCCGACGTGGCTTTGGATCACATCAACTTGCGTTGGATGCGTATTCTGCCTTCAATGACTTGGAACAAGTGGTCGGCGACCAGAGCAAATGATAAGAGGTAATCATCAAACACATTTGCGCATGCAATTGAGAGTCCATCTGATTTCTCTTTGCTGTGCACTATAGTGTACATTAGTCAAtatggggagggggggcaTGGGACATGTGATGGAGGAGGCTAAGAAAAGAGACCCGAGGGGCGGACATGCCCGACATGCAACGAGGGAAAATGATCACCAGGGGCACCGTCCGTTGTCCACTTGTCCACTTGGATCACCACTCACCATGTCCGTCCGTTTGGTACTAGAGTATGTATACTAACTAGTACATATGTAGTCTTTCTCAACCATagccgaccgaccgactgCGACGGGGCCATAGGTATGTAATGACAAACGGCCAAATCCGAACAAAGGCACCTTCCGCATTTGTTTCGTCGGACCGCACAAATCGTCGTCCAGTAAACGGCCCGTAGTGATCTGACGCAGACACGGCTTCGTTGGCGTTGCCATTCAACAAGGTATCATCCAATCGACATTGGCATTTACCCGCGGCACCATCACAAGCTTCACAAGTTTTGATACATACCTGCTTTCCTCATCTCACCCGGCTCCTCTTCCACCGCTGCGGATGCCCTTGGGCTCTTTCTTATACATACCGCGTTATTGCTGGGGTTGGTTAGGTGATTGTAACATTAAACAATGTCTGAGCGTGCCCATCCAACCGACATCGGAGAATGCGAAAATGAGGAGGACTTTTGGAAAAGAGAATCCAAACAATTGTGGATTTCCGGGACGACGATCTCCATTTCTTGACCCCCCTGTCGAATCTGAAACGTGTGGAAAGACCAATCAGGGTTTGCGAAAAGAAGAGGACACGGCACATGTCGAGCAGGCACAGCGACACACGACTTTCcgtcgttttttttttttttttttttctcttctccctgTGATGTGTAACCTCGCTGGGTCTTCGTTTTCgagtcgtcgtcatccatCCCGAATCTCTTCGAAGGATTTATAGGATGAAATTGACTTTGATTTTGCGGATGCGCGGGTACGGCCCGTCCTCAATCTCGACTCCGAATCTCATTTGCATCTGACATGAGCAACGTAGTAGGAATGATGCCACCAAAAACGGACATCGGTAGACCACTTGTCGGCCTCTTGGTACTCACCACCATCTATTGTACGAGAGTCCCATACCCTCGGGCCCAGACGGCgccaataataataataaaaccaTGAAGCAAACTGTTCGGCCATACCAAAGCGATTCGGCACTTTCTGTGTGTATCAAGTAGTGTACAGCAACAGCACGTAAACCAACGTACATAGGTACATACTACATGTAACCTGCAACATGCAGTAGTGTACCCGAGAAAATACAGGCATGTATCATATTCTGTAATCCTATCCATCGCTTCGACTTGTGAGAATGCGTAAGAGAAATTGACTGGATTGTGGGATTGAATGGTGCATGTAGTGTGTATGCACCGCAAGCTCAAGTGCCGTATGCAAGTCATCCTTCCTACCGACCTTTCGTTGCTTCACCCGGCTTCGCCCTTGCCTCACCTCGTCTTATGCAGTGGACGCGGTTGTGGAACACGTCGGGAGTTTGGGATTGATACACTACTAACACTTCACACGTCGTATATATGGGTAGATACTTGCCAAGTATCACCGACCACTGAAGGTGCGCCAAAGGTGAATATATTCGAGTGAGGAAGTGTAAGCAACCCGTGATTGAAGATTCCCGTCGGTCGCTTACGTGTCAGGAACCAATCGCGTTTTATGCTACATCTTCGGCCCTTAAGATATTGCGCCCCGGTTCCCGAGTTTAGCATCCCAATTTCTATTAGAGTATTTACCAATTCTGATGAATTCTGGTAATAGCTGTACCTGGGAACAGTTACTTCTATGCTTACATCCTATTCATGCTGGTCCCAGAATAGCATCTTGGCTATTATCTACCGGGAAGAACCTCATATCACCCAGGCAGTCTATCTGATATGGCTATCTCTCACTCGATATGCTTTCATTCAAACTCACTCGATTAGACATACTGTATAGCGCCGGGTACATCAATTTGGGTCTGATCAATCTTCTAAATGATTTAATGCGAGTCGTAGGGTTCCTTGGAAACTATCAAATAGTGTGATACGAGCAGCTTGAGAGAAACGGTATCGGATGAGAAAAAAACGGTAATCTGTTATGGTCAGAATATAAGCGAGCTTTAACCGACGTCATGATTGCAGTTTGGCCACTTTCTTCATATTGAAAGTTCCACAAAGTTATGTTAGCAGCGAAACCTAAGTAAGTAATCTGGATGGACCGAGAAACCATTTACACTAGATCCGTCATAAATGACGATATACCGCGTTTATAACCCGCTTGTACGTTTTGGTTGTAATCATATCGGTATCTTatcttccctcttcctttcCTGTTGTCCCATTCCCGGTCTCCGAAGTCTCCCTCCTGCTTGCGCCTGGATCAACTGTATAGCATTTTTAGAGCCATGATGCTGTTATGTATGATTTtaccctctcttccttccatcctATTCATCGTCTAAAACCCATTCCAGATTCCGCTTGTCTTGGTCATAACAAAaaatctcctcttccctctccccaCCGTGATCTGAGCTTGACGATCAAAGAGAGTAAAGAaaaagcaagaaaaagagatACAGATACATCCTACACATACATGTGAAGGACGTAGGAGAAAATAGAAGAACGGATATGATACAGCGCCTTTCTTCCGGCTTCGGCAGCAATAAACCAACACCTATTCGATTGACAACCAAACAACCAACCAAGCAACTTGTTCATCTCTTCATAACCAGAAAACTCCAATCCCAAGAGGGGGGGTTCATTCAAGAGGGagcttaaatataataagcaAATGACAGCAGGAACAGgtacgaaaaaaaaaagaaaaagaaaaaaaaataacaacTCGGGTATAAGATCATCATTTGGCGCAAATCAATCGCATCCACACACACGAGACGCGGGTTGAAACAGAAACAACACAAGGACATCATGCCCGCGAATGGAAGTGAGCCCTTGTCATCTACACCTCCATGATGACTGGCCCTTGAGACTCGGCAACATACGACGTCCTAAGCTTCGATAGCAACTGCAGTTTGATAGGCGGTTCGTTCATCTGGGTCGGCGGGGATGGTGTCCTCGATGGCGTTCGCTGTGAAAGCCGGATCGGCTCTCTGTGTTCACCGTGAATCGGGcctggtggcggcggcggcggcatcgtGGGAGCGGGCGTGGGCGCGACCCTAATGCTTCCCCTATTCCCACGGATGAGCTGACCAGATTCGACGCGATCCTGGATCATGTCGTCCAGCATCTTGCTCATCTCATCCACACTCTTTGTCCGTGTCTTGATGCTGTTCATGAGCGACACCTGACTACTCAACGTCGGCGTGGAACCGGTTGGGCTGCTGAGCGTGGTGAGGCCGGGGGTGTTGGCAAGGCTGTAGTTGCCATCATCGGAAAAGACCCGCGAGTTGCGATTGCTAGTCCTCGACTCGACGCGGTCCGCGTTGTCCCTTGATCTCGCCGCGCTCCGCAATGCCGCCAACATTCTGTCCTTGTCCTCTAACCGGGCCCGAAGCTCAATAATCTCTGCATCCTTTTCCCTAAGCAAGGTCGAAACGCTATGGTCCTCTCCCACCAAGATCTTATTCCCTGGGGTAATCCCGAGCGAGGTGCGCGATGAGCTTGCGCGGCGAGCCTGAAGAAGTCGCTTTTCCAGTGTTTGGATATACCGGTTCTTGTCCGCCAGATCTGCCTGCAACGCGCGATTCTGAGCCGCAAGCGAGGCTGTCCCATCTCCAAATTCCCCTATGCTGTCCTCGTCTTCGGCCTCCGTTAGAGGTGCTTCTGGCCCGGTACTAGACGACCGCTTTTCGAAAGATCTCCGGCCAATcgttgaggaagatgatgccaTAGATGTAGACCTCTCCAAGAATGGCCTGCCTGCGTTAGAGGCAGTCATGACGGATCTCACCGACCCTACAGAGAACCGGTTGTTGAATGTGTTGAGCGAATAGGAGCTGAGGGATCCGTTAGCGTTGACTCCTATCGACTTTGAGCTGAGAATGAGCCGGTTCAAATGGTCGATCCTCTCCTTCAAGGCGGTTCGAGCCAGCTGCATTTCCAGCATTTGTTCTTCGTGGCGTTGCTCCATTTCCAGCTCTCGTGCCAGTTCTTCCTTCGCATCAcgctccatctcctcgtctGCTTCCTTTTGACTGTTGGCCTTTGCCTGCTTTTCTAATTCCTTTCGCAGTTCAGCGATCTCCATCCGATAGCGTTCCAGCAAGACCCTAGCATTGCCATCACCTCCGGCTCCGAGAGCTTCGTCAGCACGTTTGGCGCGGCTGACAATGCTATTTTTCGCTCGAGACGCAAATTTCAGTGTGTTAAGTGTCTCGTTGATGTGAGTGCTTCCTGCGGTACTTCCGCCAGCGCCGCACTGAATAGTGCAAAGAATGCTCACAAGCGAGTTTCCTGACAGCGCACCTTGCAATAATCGTGTCAGTTTGCTGTCGCGGTAAGGTAAATGTTTgtcgtccttgtccttgttctCGGAAAGCTTGGCGATGACCGTTCCAAGGGTCAACAAACTCTTGTTGATGTGTGAACCCTCTTGACGTCTCTCCTTTGTGTCAGCCGCCTTTTCTGACCCCGCCAAATCGATCAAGCTCAAGGTCGAAACTCGCACGCCACCTGGCAGCAGACCCTGTCGCTTGCTCCCCCCCGAGCTATCTCCCGCGGGCACACGCTCCCTACTCTCCACCACAATCTGAACGACTGCGTGACTGCGTGAACTCCTGGCGTTGAACTGCGTACTTGCGACCCGGCGAGCTTGATCACCTCGTGCAATCACACGCAGGAGCTGCGTCGGACTCTGGACGATTTCTTCCTTGAGAGGCGTCGCATAAACACCCCGCTTGCTGTCTTCACGCAGCTTGATCTCCTCTTGTGCCGGGGCGCCAGGACCGTTGCCCCCCGTTGCCATACTCAGTAAATCGTGGATCCTCTCGTTGTAGATCTCCAGGTAGCTGACCCGGAGCAGGAACTCTCTCGACGGCGTTTCGCGAATGTATGAGAAGATGTCGGTTATAGCCAACGGTATCACACCTGGCGAAGAGGCGGTGCCCTGCATCGAAAATGTCTTTCCTGTACCCGTCATACCGTATGCAAAGACTGTGCCGTGATATCCCTCCATAACTCGTCTGACCAAGCGCTTGGCACTGTGGTCGTAGACTTTTGAATTGTCGTCGTGGGTCGTAAAAACATTATCTGCTTTATAATCAGCCTCTGTTTTCTGCGTACTAATTCCCGGCGCACTCACCATAATAATAGTCGCCTCCCTCCTTGCCGTTGTACGAAATGAGCGACCTCCTCCCGTCCACCATCCACTCCCCGTCTGTGGTGTGCTCATTCCCGGAAGCATCTGGCCGTACTCTTACGCTCACGACGACATTGCCTTTTGTTTCGGTCTTTGATTCGCGCTTACTTTTGCTCCCTGCAGAGGTATCTGGTCGAGATTGCGTTGCCTCCATGTCTTCGTATTGCGTGGCTGAGGTCGAGTATGAATCTTGTGCGGATGAACTGCGGCTCTGGGGTGGTGATGCGATGCTGATCAAGCCATCCGAGTTTCTAGACCGGGCAGCCGTCCGGCCGTCACCGCTCCCGTTGACGAGGCTCCCCGTGCTACCGGAGAATTGGTAGGTCGGTGTTGTCGGTGTCTTTGATTTTCGCGACGAGGCAACGGCAGAGAGCGGACTAGGCGGTAAGCTGGTAAGTCGGCCTTCGCCGCGTGGTGGTTGCGGAAACGAGTTTATGCTAACGGATTTCCTCAGCGTTTTGGATGAAGCGTTGATGGAAGAAACGGCGCGCGGCTGGGGAAGGCCTCCGCCAGTTGCTGGTGATGCTGTAGAGTTGCGGAAATTGGAAGCGCTTGATGGGGTTCGAAGAACACCAGATTTGGGTGTTGATGGCATCGCAGTGTTGGTTGAAACGGATAGTCCGCCTATGGATCTCCGCGTCTTGCCCATAGAAAGCGCAGGGCCAGCGGAGTTGGGTGGCCCGCTTGATAGCCGGGCCGGCTTTGGTACTGTGCTAGACATTGTGAGGTGTGAATATATTCAGCAGGGGTGAGTTGCAAATCCTGCACAAGCCACTTTTAGCGATGGGGCTCTCGTTGTCTGGTTGGTTTTATCGCCGCAAATCGACCGCAAGCTTGACGATGTCCATCAAGTGGGTTCTAGTTACGTGTACCACCAGCTTAGCCGAGCTGAAGACTCGAGTACACAGCACTGGGCCAGGTACGTGATACGTCTACACCGGCACTGGTTGTGCCGTGGACCGAAGCGTTGGGTCGGACTTTGTTATTATGAAACGGTGCTCGGTGGCATCCAAGCAGAAATTCATAGGATATGGACCGGACTTGAGCCTAGACACAGGAACACATTGTTAGTGCCATGCAGCTGGGGCTTTTGAAAGAACTTGGAGCCCCGGTGTTTAGACATTGCGGAAGGCGGGAATCGAAACGAAACAAACATGCCAGTGGTGTACGCTGTGGAGTCACCTAACCGCAGTTGAAGGTATCAGGTAGTACGTCGACTCTCAAGGAAGCTCAGGCACACCGCACGGGCTTGTTCATCCCACTTGGCAACCCCGACCGAGACATGTGCAGGCGGTAAAATGTGTCTGGTTACTTACGAAGGAAGGGGCGGGTCGAAGGATCGTAGGATAGCGCAGAAATGGCGCCGATGATCTGCGACAGTTTCTTTCAGAGTTCTGCGGCCGCCACGAAAAGGAGGTGTGGCAACGTGGTCGACCGAACGGCGGCGGAAGATGTGCCGACTAATATTTCGCAAGACTGCCTATTCCAAGACAGAGGACGGGGACGGCGAGAAACGTGGGCTGATACGGCTTGAAATAACACGGATTGAGTGGCTTCGTGGTCGTCGAAGTGAATCGTGCTTCGCAAGGAAACGAATCGGTTGCGTCCCGCAGTCTGGGTTGTCGTCGATTGCTTTTCGTGGTCGGTGAGTGTCGCCAAACGGATGATGCTAGTATGGAAGACCGTGGAGTGCAGTTGTGAAGGTGTGGAGGGCCCGGGGGACAGCGCAAAAAGATCGGACGGCGCTGAAGTGTCTGGGCAGTGGTTGGTTTGTTGGTGTTCTAAGTGTCCAGGATGCGGGAAGTACCGACGTAGCAGGGGAGCACGGTGTGTATGGTCGACCTTTTTTTGGATTCAATGGAGGTTGGCgactgttgttgatgatggacgACAAGCATGAAAAACAGCGAACGTTCTCGTGAGGTTGAGTATGCAAGAGGTCGAAGTGAGCAGAAAGACTGACTAAAAGACGGGAAAGTGTCGGCTGTCGGGTGCCCTACTCTAAGCGAAGTTCATGCCCAGACCCTTTGGACTTTCAACCAAGCGGGAACCTCAAGGCCTGGCTTAATTGCCCTGTGGCACACACGACGTATGCAGTCCCGTTCCCTACTATGCGTGAAAACGAAGCGCGGGGCGGTAAGTCCAGGTAAAGGCTGAGGCCGGGTGTAGTTGGTGTACTGTATGTACTACAATCTTGCGAGGTCGCTGTGATTGTGACTGGGACGCAATACTTTCCCCAGCGGCGGAGATCGAGAGCCTCCAATCAGATGCCGTCAATCTAGAGAATACCAGAGGATGCAGGTGGATGCAAGCACGGGAAAGCTTAATGAAGGCGTCTGGTAGGACAGCGACGAAAACAATGATTGTCCAATCGTCGCTCTGCACTCAGGGGTTTTCAGTATTGGGTGCGTTAGCGTCAGGGTCTCATTCATTGCCTGGCCCAGGGTTCAGGTTGAAACTGGAGGATAATGAGAGAAAGCAAAGGAAGGGCACGACGACAAGCAAGACCCCGAGTTCgtggggaagaggagaaaccTGGACGGGCAGCTCGAGATGAGTAGAAACCAAGACAGGGCACCCAGGGCTCTGAAGAAAGATGAGCAGGTGAGTTTAACCCTCAGA includes the following:
- a CDS encoding kinesin, with amino-acid sequence MSSTVPKPARLSSGPPNSAGPALSMGKTRRSIGGLSVSTNTAMPSTPKSGVLRTPSSASNFRNSTASPATGGGLPQPRAVSSINASSKTLRKSVSINSFPQPPRGEGRLTSLPPSPLSAVASSRKSKTPTTPTYQFSGSTGSLVNGSGDGRTAARSRNSDGLISIASPPQSRSSSAQDSYSTSATQYEDMEATQSRPDTSAGSKSKRESKTETKGNVVVSVRVRPDASGNEHTTDGEWMVDGRRSLISYNGKEGGDYYYDNVFTTHDDNSKVYDHSAKRLVRRVMEGYHGTVFAYGMTGTGKTFSMQGTASSPGVIPLAITDIFSYIRETPSREFLLRVSYLEIYNERIHDLLSMATGGNGPGAPAQEEIKLREDSKRGVYATPLKEEIVQSPTQLLRVIARGDQARRVASTQFNARSSRSHAVVQIVVESRERVPAGDSSGGSKRQGLLPGGVRVSTLSLIDLAGSEKAADTKERRQEGSHINKSLLTLGTVIAKLSENKDKDDKHLPYRDSKLTRLLQGALSGNSLVSILCTIQCGAGGSTAGSTHINETLNTLKFASRAKNSIVSRAKRADEALGAGGDGNARVLLERYRMEIAELRKELEKQAKANSQKEADEEMERDAKEELARELEMEQRHEEQMLEMQLARTALKERIDHLNRLILSSKSIGVNANGSLSSYSLNTFNNRFSVGSVRSVMTASNAGRPFLERSTSMASSSSTIGRRSFEKRSSSTGPEAPLTEAEDEDSIGEFGDGTASLAAQNRALQADLADKNRYIQTLEKRLLQARRASSSRTSLGITPGNKILVGEDHSVSTLLREKDAEIIELRARLEDKDRMLAALRSAARSRDNADRVESRTSNRNSRVFSDDGNYSLANTPGLTTLSSPTGSTPTLSSQVSLMNSIKTRTKSVDEMSKMLDDMIQDRVESGQLIRGNRGSIRVAPTPAPTMPPPPPPGPIHGEHREPIRLSQRTPSRTPSPPTQMNEPPIKLQLLSKLRTSYVAESQGPVIMEV